GGCCCGAAGATAAAATGTTTGCCGCCGGAGGCTCTTTTGGCAGTTCAGCAGTTTGCCGCCGGAGGCAGGCGGTTTTATTTTTTTGCAGTTCAGCAGTTTGGCTTTTCTATTTTGACTTGGCCAGTTCCTCGTCCCTGAGGACTTTTCGCAGGATTTTGCCTACGGCGGACTTGGGCAGCTCGTCCCGGAATTCAATGATCTTGGGCACCTTGTAGATGGCCAGCTTGGTCTTGCAAAAGTCGATGACGTCCTGGGCGCGCAGATCCTCGCCGGGGCGAGTCACCACGTAGGCCTTGACGGTTTCCCCCCTGTAGGCGTCGGGCACGCCGATGGTCACGGCGTCGATGATTTTAGGATGCTGATACAAAACCTCGTCGATGTCCCTGGGATAGATGTTGTAACCGCCGGCGATGATCATGTCCTTCTTGCGGTCCACGATGTAAAAATAGCCTTCTTCATCCATGGTGGCGATGTCGCCCGTATAGAGCCAGCCGTCCCGAAGGGCTTCGGCGGTTTTTTCCGGGTTGTCCCAATACTCCTTCATGACCAGAGGGCCTTTGACGGTGAGTTCGCCCGGCTCTCCCTGGGGGACTTCCTTGTCGCCGGCGTCAATGTCCATCAATCGCACGTCCATGCCGGGGAAGGGCACCCCGATGGAGCCCGGCTTTTTAAGCCCCATGACCGGATTGGCGATGCCCAGCGACGTGGTTTCGCTCATGCCCCAGCCTTCGCTATAGGCGATGCCCAGGTCGTTCACCTGGTCGATCAACTCCACGGGGATGGGGCCGCCGCCGCTGTTCAGCATGTCCAGCTTCTTGGCGATTTCGATTTCCGCAGCCTTGGGATGGTTTACGATAGCGTTGATCATGGTTGGGACGGCGGGCAGGAACACGCTGTTTTCCACCTTGGACAGCAAATCGATTAGGGGATCGATTTCAAACCGGGGGACCAAAATCATGGTGGCGCAGTTTAAAACCGCCCAGTTGAGGCATACAATGTTGGCGTAGACATGGAAGAAGGGCAGCACGCAAACCACCGAACGCTGCTCCGGGGTTTTATACATCTGGGAGGCGGATCCCCATAAAAAGCAGCTATAGGCGGCTGTGACCATGTTGGCGTGGGTGAGCACCGCGCCTTTGGGAATGCCCGTGGTGCCGCCGGTAAACTGGATCATGGCCGGGTCTGCCGGCGTGATATCCACCTTGGGCTTTTTCTCGCTTTTGGATTCGTTGATCAACGTGGAAAAATGACGCCATCCCGGTTCCATCTGCAGGCTTTCCGGGGTGCTGACCTCCGATCCCTCCAGAAAATCGAACACCGAAGTGGCGATGACGCGGGGGATGGGCGCCTTTTTGACCACTTCCTTCACGTTGGGGATGACCATATCAAAGGTGACGAAGGTGGATATCCCGGTCTGCTTGATCAAAGCCGTCAACTCGTCCGGGGTGTACAGCGGGTTGAAATTCACCACAATGGCGCCAAGGGACAAAGCCGCATAATAGGCGATAATGTATTGGGGAATGTTGGGAAGATGAAGCCCCACCCGGTCTCCCTTTTGGACGCCGATATCCGCCAGGGCGTTAGCCAGTTTCAGGGACATGATCCTGAGATCCCAAAAACTGATTTTCGACCCGTAATAGTCGATTGCCGGCTTGTCCGGCAGGGCGTTGGCGGGAATGTCCAGCAAGCCGTTGACCGGAACTTTGGGAAAGCGATAGCTGGTCTGAACATTATAATCGTAATGCTGATGCCAAATTCTTTCTTCCATTTCCTACCTCCTGGCTTTGCGGTGAGTCCCAAGGAGCAAGTCCCGGGATATTGCTGTGAATATTATAGGAAAAGACGTTAATTCAGGCAGTTGGCTATATAAATGGAAATGCGTGGTTGAAATTCAGCCCAATGGAAATGATGGGATGGATTATATGCGAAATCCGTAAAAAAGGTCAAGTTTTAATACATATTGTATAGCGACGCTACATGTTTAATATTCCGAATTGTATTTGTTTTCAGTTCCAGTTTCAACGGGTTTAAAATAGATTGATCTAAATGTTTCCCAGGAATTGGCGGGCATGGGCGATTTCTCGCCTAAGCCTCTAATGTCTTGAATCGCGGCTGGGAGCATGCTAACTAGTCTATAAACACCAAAGCGCAAGGATTTCTCTGGCGCCCACGCAAACGAAAGCGAAAAATCACAATGAAAATAAACGGTTTCAAGGCTATCTTTATCGCCGTCCTGGCCCTATGTCTTGCAACCCCAGCCTGGGGAACGATAAATAAGCAAAGCCTGGACTTTGTCCTGGCGCCGCCCAGCAGTGAGGTGAAGGCCGGGGGGACGACGCGGTTTTATCTGTACGTGCACAATCCGGAAGACAGGGAGATGCAATTCCAGGCCGAGCCGGTCCTGAATTTCAGCTTGGGAGAGTGGCCGGAAAACAAGACCCTGGAAGGGCGCCTGGTTTCCTCTCAATCGCAGGACGCCGTCGCTATTCCCGCCCAGGGCTTTAAAAAGCTGGAATACGACGTGGTTTTCCCCACGGATTTTTCGGGCGTGGCCGTTTTTAAAGTGGATGCTTATCACGCACCGCCGTTGATGTTTGAGGTGGAGGAGGCCGTTCCGGATCAGGCGCACCTGTTCACGGCAAAAGAGCCTGAAGTCACCGTGGAAAAAAAGGGCGCTGCACAGGAAGACGGCGGCGATTTGGCTCAAGATTCTGAAAAAGGGGAGGGCGGCGAGGAAGTCTCTGTGGAAAGCCTGTTCGCTCAATATCAGCCCTATCTGACCAACCTGGCGCCCTACGAGCCCATGTATTTCCTGGTGGGCGCCGATCCAGAGAACAGCAAGTTCCAGTTCAGCTTCCGGTATCGCTTTTTCAAGCCTGAAGACGAATTCACGAAAAAACACCCCTGGCTGGCCGGCCTGCATTTCGCCTACACCCAGACTTCATTCTGGGATTTGCAGTCGGAATCCGCCCCTTTTAAAGACACCAGTTACAAACCGGAATTCTTTTATGCTTCCGGCAACTTAAAAACCCGCCCCTCCTGGATGCACGGCCTTTTTTACCAAGCCGGTTTTCAGCACGAGTCAAACGGCCGGGATGAAGAGGCCTCCCGAAGCACCAACTTCCTGTACATTCGCCCCGGATTCGCTGCAATACACAAAAGAACCAAACTGGGCTTCAGCGCATCCTCCAAAATTTGGGCGTATGTAAATAACGAGGATGAGACCAACCCGGATCTGGCAAGCTACCGGGGGTATTTCGATATCGACCTGAAGCTGGGCAAGGCTGACGGCCTTGTGCTGGGAACCAACTTCCGTCTGGCTCATGAGGGCGCCTCCGTCCAGGCGGATCTGACCTATCCCTTGCATAACCTGATCTGGAAACACCTGAACTTGTGCCTGCAAGCCCAATACGTCAACTCCCTGGCCGAAAGCCTGCTTCATTACGACGAAAGAACCGAAGCGTTCCGCATCGGCTTCGCCATGGTGCGATAACAGTAGGGAGAGATTGTATTTAACCAATTTATTTTACATGGCTTATAAAGAAATAGCGGGTTAATTTTTTTTTGGGGAACGCATACCGAAATTCCATGAACCGGTGCAATCTTCTCCATTCGAAAATCAAAACAATCCCTTCCTAACCTTGCCGAATTCTTAGTAAATTATAATCCATACATACTATTTAACAGTTTGAACTTAATATTAAAAATTAGGAAGGCGCCTTTTTATCTTGACGCCTTCCCATTGATGCCTATATTGTTCCCAGAAAAAG
The sequence above is drawn from the Desulfatibacillum aliphaticivorans DSM 15576 genome and encodes:
- a CDS encoding phospholipase A, whose translation is MKINGFKAIFIAVLALCLATPAWGTINKQSLDFVLAPPSSEVKAGGTTRFYLYVHNPEDREMQFQAEPVLNFSLGEWPENKTLEGRLVSSQSQDAVAIPAQGFKKLEYDVVFPTDFSGVAVFKVDAYHAPPLMFEVEEAVPDQAHLFTAKEPEVTVEKKGAAQEDGGDLAQDSEKGEGGEEVSVESLFAQYQPYLTNLAPYEPMYFLVGADPENSKFQFSFRYRFFKPEDEFTKKHPWLAGLHFAYTQTSFWDLQSESAPFKDTSYKPEFFYASGNLKTRPSWMHGLFYQAGFQHESNGRDEEASRSTNFLYIRPGFAAIHKRTKLGFSASSKIWAYVNNEDETNPDLASYRGYFDIDLKLGKADGLVLGTNFRLAHEGASVQADLTYPLHNLIWKHLNLCLQAQYVNSLAESLLHYDERTEAFRIGFAMVR
- a CDS encoding long-chain-fatty-acid--CoA ligase produces the protein MEERIWHQHYDYNVQTSYRFPKVPVNGLLDIPANALPDKPAIDYYGSKISFWDLRIMSLKLANALADIGVQKGDRVGLHLPNIPQYIIAYYAALSLGAIVVNFNPLYTPDELTALIKQTGISTFVTFDMVIPNVKEVVKKAPIPRVIATSVFDFLEGSEVSTPESLQMEPGWRHFSTLINESKSEKKPKVDITPADPAMIQFTGGTTGIPKGAVLTHANMVTAAYSCFLWGSASQMYKTPEQRSVVCVLPFFHVYANIVCLNWAVLNCATMILVPRFEIDPLIDLLSKVENSVFLPAVPTMINAIVNHPKAAEIEIAKKLDMLNSGGGPIPVELIDQVNDLGIAYSEGWGMSETTSLGIANPVMGLKKPGSIGVPFPGMDVRLMDIDAGDKEVPQGEPGELTVKGPLVMKEYWDNPEKTAEALRDGWLYTGDIATMDEEGYFYIVDRKKDMIIAGGYNIYPRDIDEVLYQHPKIIDAVTIGVPDAYRGETVKAYVVTRPGEDLRAQDVIDFCKTKLAIYKVPKIIEFRDELPKSAVGKILRKVLRDEELAKSK